One window from the genome of Nicotiana tomentosiformis chromosome 5, ASM39032v3, whole genome shotgun sequence encodes:
- the LOC138891381 gene encoding cytochrome P450 71AU50-like: MASLWIAIALIVLFFLLQELMLKKKKLPPGPRGFPILGNLHMVSDNLHQDLYKIAKKYGPIMTIRFGLVPVIVASSPHAAEQFLKNHDSTFASRPYHEVSQYIFYEQRNLVSAKYGPYWRNMRKLCTLQLLSNAKIHQFQPMRKQEVGILVNFLRHAASEGTVIDLSAKVASLSANMSCLMIFGKKYMDEDLGEKGFKALIQDILHLAALPNVAEFFPFLRVLDLQGFSHRMKELAQLFDGLLERVVDEHVVVQSTEQQKQATDMVDTLMGIMQSKEAEFEFDRRHVKAVLLDLLIASTDTSSTTIEWILTELLRHPDVMKKLQCELEQVVGKNRMVEELDFENLQYLDMVIKESCRLHPVAPLLIPHESIEDCVIDGFHIPKGSRLLVNVWAIGRDSDTWLEPEKFKPERFQGSNIDLGGQNFQLLPFGSGRRSCPGLQLGLTIVRLVVAQLIHCFDWELPNGMLPEHIDMTEKFGLVTARAQHLMAIPTYRLHMK, from the exons ATGGCTTCTCTCTGGATAGCTATTGCATTAATTGTCCTGTTttttcttcttcaagaattaatgcTAAAAAAGAAGAAACTTCCACCAGGGCCAAGAGGGTTTCCAATTCTTGGAAATCTACACATGGTAAGCGATAATCTTCACCAAGATCTTTACAAAATAGCCAAGAAATATGGCCCTATAATGACTATCCGCTTTGGTCTTGTACCTGTCATTGTTGCTTCCTCTCCTCATGCTGCAGAACAATTCTTGAAAAACCATGATTCGACTTTTGCCAGCAGACCGTACCATGAAGTTTCTCAGTACATCTTTTATGAACAGAGGAATCTTGTCTCAGCCAAATACGGACCATATTGGAGAAACATGCGCAAATTGTGCACTCTGCAATTGCTAAGCAACGCCAAGATCCATCAGTTTCAGCCTATGAGGAAACAAGAAGTTGGAATTCTTGTGAATTTCCTCAGACACGCGGCGTCTGAAGGCACTGTGATTGATCTAAGTGCTAAAGTTGCATCTCTTAGCGCAAACATGTCTTGCCTAATGATATTTGGGAAGAAGTACATGGACGAGGATCTTGGCGAAAAGGGCTTCAAAGCTTTGATTCAAGATATACTTCACCTGGCAGCATTGCCAAATGTTGCTGAATTCTTTCCATTCCTTCGTGTTCTTGATCTCCAAGGATTCAGTCATCGTATGAAGGAATTAGCTCAGCTTTTTGATGGGTTATTAGAGAGGGTTGTCGACGAACATGTTGTTGTTCAATCCACTGAGCAGCAGAAGCAAGCAACAGATATGGTTGATACACTGATGGGCATTATGCAATCCAAAGAAGCTGAATTCGAGTTTGATCGTCGACATGTCAAGGCTGTTTTGCTG GACTTGCTGATAGCATCTACGGATACTTCATCAACAACAATTGAATGGATTTTAACAGAACTTTTAAGGCACCCTGATGTGATGAAAAAACTCCAGTGTGAGTTGGAACAAGTAGTTGGTAAAAACAGAATGGTGGAAGAATTAGACTTTGAAAACCTACAATATTTGGATATGGTCATAAAAGAAAGTTGTAGGCTCCATCCAGTTGCTCCATTACTTATTCCTCATGAGTCCATTGAGGATTGCGTAATTGATGGTTTTCATATACCTAAAGGATCTCGACTTTTGGTCAATGTTTGGGCAATAGGGAGAGATTCGGACACTTGGCTTGAGCCAGAAAAGTTCAAACCTGAGAGGTTTCAAGGAAGCAACATTGATCTTGGAGgacaaaattttcaacttttaccATTTGGCTCTGGCAGAAGAAGCTGCCCTGGTTTGCAGCTTGGACTTACCATCGTTCGTTTGGTGGTTGCACAATTGATTCACTGCTTTGATTGGGAGCTACCAAATGGCATGCTGCCAGAACATATTGACATGACTGAAAAATTTGGTTTAGTAACAGCTAGAGCTCAGCATCTAATGGCAATTCCTACTTATCGACTGCATATGAAGTAA